In Nostoc sp. GT001, a genomic segment contains:
- a CDS encoding transposase, translating into MQEPKLKIFRRRLPRWELDGAVYFITFNTWEKLELTLEAREIVFNSCLFFDKNRYRIFVLVVMTNHVHLLIQPLLKSEKEFWSLSSIMKSIKGYSAKQIPKVMKHIGTVWQDERYDRIVRNDQEFQQYWEYIRENPVKAGLSSSPENYPFFWQLPE; encoded by the coding sequence ATGCAAGAGCCAAAGTTGAAAATTTTTCGGAGAAGATTACCTCGTTGGGAGTTAGATGGGGCGGTTTATTTCATTACCTTTAATACTTGGGAAAAGTTAGAACTTACCCTAGAAGCTAGAGAAATAGTTTTTAATTCTTGCTTGTTTTTTGATAAAAATAGATATCGTATATTTGTCCTTGTAGTAATGACAAATCATGTGCATCTGCTTATTCAACCTTTACTCAAATCGGAAAAGGAGTTTTGGTCATTGAGTAGCATTATGAAAAGTATTAAAGGTTATAGTGCTAAACAAATTCCCAAAGTGATGAAACATATAGGAACAGTTTGGCAAGATGAAAGATATGACCGTATTGTTAGGAATGACCAAGAGTTTCAACAATATTGGGAATATATCAGAGAAAATCCTGTAAAAGCAGGACTATCATCAAGCCCAGAAAATTACCCCTTCTTTTGGCAACTCCCTGAATAA
- a CDS encoding helix-turn-helix domain-containing protein, with protein MSYECRRKMATVDFTVIYKLAHAFNFTIEDLVEILEK; from the coding sequence ATAAGTTATGAGTGTCGTCGTAAAATGGCAACAGTTGACTTTACAGTTATATACAAATTAGCTCATGCCTTTAATTTTACAATTGAGGACTTGGTGGAAATTTTGGAGAAATAG
- a CDS encoding tetratricopeptide repeat protein, with amino-acid sequence MTSNLDNHKSKYSLIPYIGAAIIGVSIIWFNYTNFTSPSKYIKSSNAHRASGNYKSALDDLNTAIKLDSKNPQLYIDKAIQLNAKNATTYNNRAFLRYDLGDKQGAIKDWQQAANLYLQQGDTKKYLETIERIKLIQ; translated from the coding sequence ATGACAAGCAACTTAGATAATCACAAGTCTAAATATTCTTTAATACCTTATATAGGTGCAGCAATTATAGGAGTGAGTATAATCTGGTTTAACTATACTAATTTTACTTCTCCATCAAAGTATATTAAGTCAAGTAACGCTCACAGGGCTTCTGGAAATTACAAATCAGCTTTAGACGACCTTAACACAGCTATTAAGCTAGATTCTAAAAATCCACAGTTATACATTGATAAAGCGATTCAGTTAAACGCAAAAAATGCTACTACCTACAATAATCGAGCTTTTCTCCGCTATGACTTAGGAGACAAACAAGGTGCAATTAAAGATTGGCAGCAAGCTGCTAACCTTTATTTACAACAAGGGGATACAAAAAAATATTTAGAGACAATAGAGAGAATTAAATTGATTCAATAG
- a CDS encoding SGNH/GDSL hydrolase family protein, whose amino-acid sequence MRDPYLLAAGLLTGLAIPASALPHLSIVLPESSRFLWDLKQGSQTIVSTKIIKSVDLSLPELSGQAFQPLKSSQPIVSEKNVPSVPEFSSQGLPVSTESSLNPSTQATSLLLTSGNQLYYQRLAALKTGQIYTRVNSDNLQSLWESIKKRQLTYDDWKSLLTLEARAIAQGQGANHLSILVGDSLSMWFPREKLPAGKLWLNQGISGDTSTGVLKRLGAFSATRPDVIYLMAGINDLRKGASDDTILHNYRRIVRRLRQTHPKAQIIVQSILPTRLPKISNSRIRHLNIQLTVIAKQEGANYLNIYSWFTDMEGNLRPELTTDGLHLSQEGYDVWRTALQQIEYTLTQRXN is encoded by the coding sequence ATGAGGGACCCTTATCTGTTGGCAGCAGGCTTGTTAACAGGATTAGCAATACCAGCATCGGCTCTTCCACATCTGTCAATTGTCCTGCCAGAAAGTTCTAGATTCCTGTGGGATTTAAAACAAGGTTCACAGACAATAGTCAGTACAAAAATTATCAAGAGCGTTGATCTCTCCTTACCCGAACTCAGCGGCCAAGCGTTCCAACCCCTAAAAAGTTCGCAGCCAATAGTAAGTGAGAAAAACGTCCCTAGCGTACCAGAATTCAGCAGTCAGGGATTACCAGTATCAACAGAGTCATCACTCAACCCCAGCACCCAAGCAACAAGCCTCTTATTGACATCTGGAAATCAACTTTACTACCAAAGATTGGCAGCTCTGAAAACAGGTCAGATTTATACACGCGTAAATAGTGATAATTTGCAATCATTGTGGGAGTCGATCAAGAAACGTCAGCTAACTTATGATGACTGGAAAAGTTTATTAACTTTAGAAGCAAGAGCGATCGCTCAAGGTCAAGGTGCCAATCATCTAAGTATTTTAGTTGGTGATTCTTTGAGCATGTGGTTTCCCAGAGAAAAACTGCCTGCTGGTAAATTGTGGCTGAATCAAGGCATATCTGGAGATACTTCTACTGGCGTTTTAAAAAGATTGGGGGCATTTTCAGCAACGCGCCCAGATGTTATTTACCTCATGGCTGGGATTAACGACCTACGAAAAGGCGCTAGTGATGACACAATTTTGCATAATTATCGCCGGATTGTCCGGCGTTTACGCCAGACTCATCCCAAAGCTCAAATCATTGTCCAATCAATATTGCCTACTCGTCTACCAAAAATTTCTAATAGCCGTATTCGTCATCTCAACATCCAACTAACCGTGATTGCTAAACAAGAAGGCGCTAATTATCTCAATATTTATAGCTGGTTTACGGATATGGAAGGTAATTTGCGCCCAGAATTAACCACAGATGGGTTGCACCTGTCTCAAGAGGGATATGATGTGTGGCGAACGGCACTACAGCAGATAGAATACACACTCACTCAGCGNNNGAATTGA
- a CDS encoding site-specific DNA-methyltransferase — MNLQQINLKSYYTQNHGAIYLGDSLELIKSIENNSINLILTSPPFALTRKKEYGNETAEKYIEWFLPFAYEFKRVLADNGSFVLDLGGAYLPGNPVRSIYQYELLVRLCKEVGFFLAQEFYHYNPARLPTPAEWVTIRRIRVKDSVNTVWWLSKTPHPKADNRKVLKPYSQSMKQLLKNGYKAKIRPSGHDISDKFQKDNQGAIPPNLLEIANTESNSAYLRRCKTAEIRPHPARFPQGFAEFFIKFLTDEGDRVLDPFAGSNTTSFVAETLQRRWISFEINENYVMGSRYRFSQ; from the coding sequence TTGAACTTACAACAAATAAATTTAAAATCATATTACACCCAAAATCACGGCGCAATATATCTAGGTGATAGCCTAGAACTAATTAAGTCTATTGAAAACAACAGTATTAATCTCATCCTCACCTCACCTCCATTTGCACTGACCCGCAAAAAAGAATACGGTAATGAAACCGCTGAAAAATATATTGAGTGGTTTCTACCTTTTGCTTATGAATTTAAAAGAGTCCTGGCAGATAATGGCTCATTCGTATTAGATTTAGGCGGCGCTTACCTACCAGGTAATCCCGTGCGGAGTATCTACCAATACGAACTTTTAGTGAGGTTATGCAAAGAAGTAGGTTTCTTTCTTGCTCAAGAATTTTACCACTATAATCCGGCTCGACTGCCAACCCCTGCTGAGTGGGTGACAATCAGACGAATTCGCGTTAAAGATTCAGTCAATACAGTTTGGTGGTTGTCTAAAACCCCGCATCCTAAAGCAGATAACAGAAAAGTTTTAAAGCCTTATAGCCAAAGTATGAAACAATTACTCAAAAATGGTTATAAGGCAAAAATACGTCCTAGCGGACATGATATTTCTGATAAATTTCAAAAGGATAATCAGGGGGCAATTCCGCCAAATTTGCTAGAAATTGCGAATACTGAATCGAATAGCGCTTATTTACGACGCTGCAAAACAGCAGAAATTAGACCCCATCCAGCACGTTTTCCGCAAGGTTTCGCCGAGTTTTTCATCAAATTCTTAACTGATGAAGGTGATAGGGTATTAGATCCATTTGCAGGTTCTAATACAACTAGCTTTGTTGCTGAAACTCTGCAACGTCGATGGATTTCTTTTGAAATTAATGAAAATTATGTAATGGGAAGTCGTTACCGATTTAGCCAATAA